One genomic region from Natrarchaeobius halalkaliphilus encodes:
- a CDS encoding RNA-protein complex protein Nop10, with the protein MKSDIRVCSAWRDRHERPVYSLSSTCPVCDADTENSAPAPFDPTDAYGEYRRALKRRSR; encoded by the coding sequence ATGAAGTCGGATATTCGGGTGTGTTCGGCGTGGCGAGACCGACACGAGCGCCCGGTATACTCCCTGTCTTCTACCTGTCCCGTCTGTGACGCGGACACCGAAAACAGCGCCCCGGCACCGTTCGATCCCACCGACGCCTACGGCGAGTACCGACGCGCTCTTAAACGTCGCAGTCGCTGA